The proteins below come from a single Brassica napus cultivar Da-Ae unplaced genomic scaffold, Da-Ae ScsIHWf_1616;HRSCAF=2230, whole genome shotgun sequence genomic window:
- the LOC106405292 gene encoding gamma carbonic anhydrase-like 1, mitochondrial, whose translation MATSIARFSRRALTPNPIRRFFATSAALATNTEAPKPKLTVSPSPDRAKWDYRGQRQIIPLGQWLPKVAVDAYVAPNVVLAGQVTVWDGSSVWNGAVLRGDLNKITLGFCANVQERCVVHAAWSSPTGLPAETLIDRYVTVGAYSLLRSCTIEPECIIGQHSILMEGSLVETRSILEAGSVVPPGRRIPSGELWGGNPARFIRTLTNEETLEISKLAVAINHLSGDYFSEFLPYSTVYLEVEKFKKSLGIAV comes from the exons ATGGCGACTTCAATAGCTCGATTCTCTCGAAGAGCTCTAACTCCCAACCCGATCCGTCGCTTCTTCGCCACTTCCGCGGCGCTCGCGACGAACACGGAGGCGCCGAAGCCAAAACTGACTGTATCACCGTCGCCGGATCGTGCGAAATGGGACTACAGAGGACAGAGGCAGATCATCCCTCTGGGACAGTGGCTTCCCAAGGTAGCCGTCGACGCCTACGTGGCGCCCAACGTGGTATTAGCCGGTCAGGTCACGGTCTGGGACGGCTCTTCCGTGTGGAACGGCGCCGTTTTGCGAGGCGATCTCAACAAGATCACTTTGGGGTTTTGCGCGAATGTTCAGGAACGGTGTGTTGTCCACGCCGCGTGGTCTTCACCAACAG GATTACCAGCAGAGACGTTGATAGACAGGTACGTCACCGTGGGTGCATACAGTCTTCTAAGATCATGTACCATCGAACCAGAGTGCATCATAGGGCAACACTCGATACTAATGGAAGGTTCATTGGTCGAGACCCGGTCAATACTGGAAGCTGGTTCGGTTGTGCCACCGGGAAGAAGGATCCCATCAGGTGAGCTATGGGGAGGCAATCCAGCAAGGTTTATAAGAACGTTAACTAACGAAGAAACCTTGGAGATTTCGAAACTCGCTGTAGCCATCAACCATTTGAGCGGAGATTACTTCTCTGAGTTCTTGCCTTACTCCACTGTCTACTTAGAGGTAGAGAAGTTCAAGAAGTCCCTTGGTATCGCTGTTTAG
- the LOC106405303 gene encoding CBS domain-containing protein CBSCBSPB1 codes for MANQDRSSRRSLTVTTSSLHGKNKSMDISERGLDTGRRSLNISRSTLGLTGGERTVKRLRLSKALTVPATTTIYEACKRMASRKVDALLLTDSNEMLCGILTDKDIATRVISQEINVEETPVSKVMTRNPMFVLSETLAVEALQKMVLGKFRHLPVVENGEVIALLDIAKCLYDAIARMERAAEKGKAIAAAVEGVERSWGTNTSVPNNFIETLRDRMFRPSLSTLIPDDSKVLKVSPDDTVLTVAKKMVEFQLSCAVVMVEDKLRGIFTSKDILMRVVAENLPPSETTVEQVMTENPESTSVDTPIVEALHIMHEGKFLHLPVTEKEGDVVAVVDVIHVTHAAVATAGTTAGIGNEETNTMMQKFWDSAMELSPNEEDEDTRSESSLKVASEAETGRSLPLANTFSFKIEDKNHRMHRFISDTRSLTEVVTAILQRVGSDIDPDNLPQILYEDEDHDKVLLASDSDLQAAIDHAKSIGWKSLRLYLDDSKGGKGRRRAKVSGESMEFVHTDAWAAAYSGVAAGAALVAGLGFMAYLKRAGQ; via the exons ATGGCTAACCAAGACCGGTCATCGAGACGGAGCTTAACCGTCACGACTTCGTCATTGCACGGGAAGAACAAATCCATGGACATCAGCGAACGAGGCCTCGACACTGGCCGGAGATCTCTTAATATTTCACGTTCCACTTT GGGTTTAACAGGAGGGGAGAGAACTGTCAAACGTTTAAGGCTATCGAAAGCTCTTACAGTACCTGCAACTACAACTATTTACGAAGCCTGTAAAAGAATGGCGTCTCGCAAAGTTGACGCCTTGTTGTTGACTGACTCTAACGAAATGCTCTGTGGGATTCTCACTGACAAG GACATAGCTACAAGAGTGATCTCACAGGAGATTAATGTCGAGGAAACACCTGTTTCCAAGGTTATGACTAGGAACCCAATGTTTGTTCTTTCGGAAACACTTGCTGTTGAGGCTCTTCAAAAGATGGTCTTAG GTAAATTCAGACATCTGCCTGTTGTTGAAAACGGCGAAGTCATTGCTTTGTTAGATATAGCAAAGTGTCTGTACGATGCGATTGCTCGTATGGAGAGGGCAGCTGAGAAAGGTAAAGCAATAGCTGCTGCCGTTGAAGGTGTTGAAAGAAGTTGGGGAACAAACACTTCAG tTCCTAACAACTTCATTGAGACGCTACGAGACCGGATGTTTAGACCTTCTTTGTCAACGCTTATACCAGATGATTCAAA GGTTTTGAAAGTCTCACCAGACGATACAGTGTTGACTGTAGCAAAGAAGATGGTTGAGTTTCAGTTAAGCTGTGCAGTTGTGATGGTCGAGGACAAGCTTCGAGGGATTTTTAC TTCTAAGGATATACTGATGCGAGTTGTGGCTGAGAATCTTCCTCCATCTGAGACTACAGTGGAACAG GTTATGACTGAGAATCCAGAATCTACGTCAGTTGACACACCAATCGTTGAAGCTCTGCACATCATGCACGAGGGGAAGTTCTTACACCTTCCTGTTACAGAAAAAG AAGGAGATGTAGTTGCAGTTGTTGATGTAATTCATGTAACTCACGCTGCTGTCGCCACA GCTGGAACTACTGCGGGAATAGGTAATGAGGAGACGAACACGATGATGCAGAAGTTTTGGGATTCGGCAATGGAGTTATCTCCTAATGAGGAAGATGAGGACACGAGAAG TGAGAGCTCCTTGAAAGTTGCTTCTGAAGCTGAGACAGGGAGATCACTCCCTTTGGCAAATACATTTTCTTTCAAGATCGAAGACAAGAACCACAGAATGCACAGATTCATTAGTG ACACTCGTAGTTTGACAGAAGTAGTAACCGCTATCCTTCAGAGAGTAGGGAGTGATATCGATCCAGACAACTTACCTCAAATTTTG TATGAAGACGAAGACCATGATAAAGTGTTGTTGGCTTCAGATAGTGATCTTCAAGCAGCCATAGACCATGCCAAATCAATTGGCTGGAAG AGTCTGAGATTATATTTGGATGATTCAAAAGGAggtaaaggaagaagaagagcaaaagTATCAGGAGAATCAATGGAGTTTGTACATACAGACGCTTGGGCTGCTGCTTACAGTGGAGTTGCAGCTGGTGCAGCATtagtagctggtcttggttttaTGGCTTATCTCAAGAGAGCCGGACAGTGA
- the LOC125598047 gene encoding cytochrome P450 94B1-like: MEILTAVLVLFLILGFILICSFSTKALRPQTESSTRLKSYPLIGSILSFKKNRHRLLQWYTDLLRLSPSQTITVELLLNRRTIVTANPENVEHILKTNFCNFPKGKPFTDLLGDLLGGGIFNSDGELWSSQRKLASHEFTMRSLREFTFEILREEVETRLVPVLSSAAAECDGGRTVDFQEILKRFAFDVVCKVSLGWDPDCLDLTRPVPVLVEAFDVAAAISARRATEPVYAVWKLKRLLNVGSERKLREAIKTVHMSVSEIIRAKKKSLKINGNVSDKLDLLSRFLAAGHDEESVRDSVISFIMAGRDTTSAAMTWLFWLLSENPTMEKKILEEVTNKGPIGLGVEDLREMSYMKACLCEAMRLYPPVAWDSKHAANDDVLPDGTHVKKGDKVTYFPYGMGRMENVWGQDWDEFKPNRWFEEELNYGTKPVLKSVSSFKFPVFQAGPRVCIGKEMAFMQMKYVVGSVLSRFEIITVCKNRPVFVPLLTAHMAGGLKVKIKRRESISDVPI; this comes from the coding sequence ATGGAAATTCTCACCGCAGTTCTCGTCCTATTTCTAATATTAGGGTTTATACTAATCTGCTCCTTTTCAACAAAAGCCCTAAGACCACAAACCGAGTCCTCCACAAGGCTAAAGTCGTATCCACTCATTGGCTCGATCCTCTCCTTCAAAAAGAATCGCCACCGTCTCCTCCAATGGTACACCGACCTCCTCCGCCTCTCTCCATCTCAAACCATCACCGTAGAACTGCTCCTCAACCGCCGAACCATTGTCACGGCCAACCCCGAAAACGTTGAGCATATTctcaaaacaaacttttgtAACTTCCCTAAAGGAAAACCTTTCACCGACCTCCTCGGAGACCTACTTGGTGGTGGAATCTTTAACTCTGACGGTGAGTTATGGAGCTCCCAGCGAAAACTCGCGAGCCACGAGTTTACAATGCGTTCCCTAAGGGAGTTCACTTTCGAGATCCTCCGTGAAGAAGTCGAGACCCGCCTTGTTCCCGTGCTTTCCTCCGCTGCCGCGGAGTGCGACGGAGGAAGGACGGTGGACTTTCAGGAGATCTTGAAACGTTTTGCTTTCGACGTAGTTTGCAAAGTTTCATTAGGTTGGGATCCGGATTGTCTTGATTTGACCCGACCCGTTCCGGTTCTTGTCGAGGCTTTTGATGTAGCGGCGGCGATCAGCGCTCGCCGTGCGACGGAGCCGGTTTACGCCGTGTGGAAGCTGAAGCGTTTGTTGAACGTAGGGAGCGAAAGGAAGCTCAGAGAAGCGATCAAGACCGTACACATGTCCGTCTCCGAGATCATCAGGGCCAAGAAGAAAAGTCTCAAAATTAATGGTAACGTATCTGACAAGCTAGACCTCTTGTCTAGGTTTCTCGCGGCCGGACATGACGAGGAATCAGTGAGAGATTCAGTGATCAGCTTTATCATGGCGGGAAGGGATACTACCTCGGCGGCGATGACGTGGCTTTTCTGGCTGTTGAGTGAGAACCCTACCATGGAGAAGAAGATTCTTGAAGAAGTAACAAACAAGGGACCGATAGGGTTAGGAGTTGAGGATTTGAGAGAAATGAGTTACATGAAAGCTTGTCTCTGCGAAGCAATGAGACTATATCCACCAGTGGCTTGGGACTCAAAGCATGCAGCAAACGACGACGTTTTACCGGACGGGACACACGTGAAAAAAGGAGATAAAGTTACTTATTTCCCTTACGGTATGGGAAGGATGGAGAACGTGTGGGGTCAAGATTGGGACGAGTTTAAACCGAACCGGTGGTTTGAGGAAGAACTAAATTACGGTACAAAACCGGTGTTGAAAAGTGTGAGCTCGTTCAAGTTTCCAGTATTCCAAGCCGGACCAAGGGTTTGTATAGGCAAAGAAATGGCGTTTATGCAGATGAAATACGTGGTTGGTTCGGTTTTGAGTCGGTTTGAGATCATAACGGTTTGCAAAAACCGGCCGGTATTTGTTCCTCTTCTAACGGCTCATATGGCTGGTGGGCTAAAGGTGAAGATCAAGAGGAGAGAAAGCATTAGTGATGTCCCGATTTAA